Proteins encoded within one genomic window of Deltaproteobacteria bacterium:
- a CDS encoding tetratricopeptide repeat protein: protein MSHPLAVSRLWPVLTVLAGLITGALVLERVAEDRAAQPMIVTIHAGAVIDPEGEDGAEEEQLDDAIVDPRQSEARALGRRGEVGPAVETLRAVVADHPESPAPRAELAFWLLEAGQVSEALSAVDSALALQPDEARWHLRRGIALGRLGRDADAEAALRRALELRETLDRARILLGVRLRRRGDLDGARETLLPATTRGSNEERARALIELGQVLLLEGRNDEAADHFERGLNLAPAIPELRVRIGRAWIASGRGKEARRRGLAVLEKAAVLAPDLPMVHDALGRAYERLERPDEARLTYLKAISLDGDDTYARRRLLRLEMAEQAFSSARRQVERLLEVDAGNPEHHFLAGLLAARSGEAAEARQAYGRAIELRGGRYPEAHFNLGALERREGKLEASAAAYRAAVEHRPDYKAAINNLGLVLAEAGHNDEALAAFDEAIALDADYAIAHLNRGKLLTTLERYDEAEAALKQALAIRGDYPAATLDLGVVHLRQADPAEAVRLYQELVDHHPRYLLGRYNLGLALLQARKVDEARKSFEKALELDPSHLPSLRQLVGLDLEQEQPARALPHLREILDYAPDDLWARRQVARSHAALGELEACRRELAVLQAASSEGEDADLQALVQACAEPAPAP from the coding sequence GTGAGCCACCCGCTGGCGGTCAGTCGACTCTGGCCGGTGCTCACGGTGCTCGCCGGCCTGATCACCGGGGCGCTGGTGCTGGAGCGGGTCGCCGAGGATCGCGCCGCTCAGCCGATGATCGTCACGATCCACGCCGGCGCGGTCATCGATCCCGAGGGCGAGGACGGCGCGGAGGAGGAGCAGCTCGACGACGCGATCGTCGATCCCCGGCAGAGCGAGGCCCGCGCGCTCGGGCGCCGGGGCGAGGTGGGGCCAGCGGTCGAGACCCTGCGCGCCGTGGTGGCCGACCACCCGGAGAGCCCCGCGCCCCGGGCGGAGCTGGCCTTCTGGCTGCTGGAGGCGGGCCAGGTGAGCGAGGCCCTCTCCGCCGTCGACTCGGCCCTCGCCCTGCAGCCCGACGAGGCGCGCTGGCACCTGCGGCGGGGCATCGCCCTGGGCCGCCTCGGACGCGACGCCGACGCCGAGGCGGCGCTGCGTCGCGCGCTGGAGCTGCGCGAGACCCTCGACCGGGCGCGGATCCTCCTGGGGGTCCGCCTGCGGCGCCGCGGCGATCTCGACGGAGCCCGGGAGACGCTGCTGCCTGCGACCACGCGGGGGAGCAACGAGGAGCGCGCGCGAGCCCTGATCGAGCTCGGGCAGGTCCTGCTCCTCGAGGGCCGCAACGACGAGGCCGCCGATCACTTCGAGAGAGGCCTGAATCTGGCGCCGGCGATCCCCGAGCTGCGGGTTCGGATCGGGCGCGCCTGGATCGCCAGCGGGCGGGGCAAGGAGGCGCGGCGGCGGGGCCTGGCGGTCCTCGAGAAGGCCGCGGTGCTCGCCCCGGATCTGCCGATGGTCCACGACGCCCTCGGGCGCGCCTACGAGCGGCTGGAGCGCCCGGACGAGGCGCGGTTGACCTACCTCAAGGCTATCTCCCTGGACGGCGACGACACCTACGCCCGCCGGCGGCTGCTGCGGCTGGAGATGGCCGAGCAGGCCTTCTCCTCCGCGCGCCGCCAGGTCGAGCGCCTCCTGGAGGTGGACGCCGGCAACCCCGAGCACCACTTCCTGGCGGGGCTGCTCGCCGCGCGGAGCGGCGAGGCCGCAGAGGCCCGGCAGGCCTACGGTCGCGCCATCGAGCTTCGCGGCGGGCGCTACCCCGAGGCGCACTTCAACCTCGGTGCGCTCGAGCGCCGGGAGGGGAAGCTCGAGGCCTCCGCGGCGGCCTACCGCGCGGCCGTCGAGCACCGGCCGGACTACAAGGCCGCCATCAACAACCTGGGGCTGGTGCTGGCGGAGGCGGGGCACAACGACGAGGCCCTGGCCGCCTTCGACGAAGCCATCGCGCTCGACGCCGACTACGCCATCGCGCACCTCAACCGGGGCAAGCTCCTGACCACGCTCGAGCGCTACGACGAGGCCGAGGCCGCCCTGAAGCAGGCGCTGGCCATCCGCGGAGACTACCCGGCCGCCACCCTCGACCTGGGGGTGGTCCACCTGCGCCAGGCGGATCCGGCCGAGGCGGTGCGGCTCTACCAGGAGCTGGTGGACCATCACCCGCGCTACCTCCTGGGCCGCTACAACCTCGGCCTCGCGCTCCTCCAGGCCCGGAAGGTCGACGAGGCCCGGAAGAGCTTCGAGAAGGCCCTGGAGCTCGACCCCTCCCACCTGCCCTCCCTGCGCCAGCTCGTCGGTCTCGACCTCGAGCAGGAGCAGCCGGCCCGGGCCCTGCCTCACCTCCGGGAGATCCTCGACTACGCCCCGGACGACCTCTGGGCCCGCCGCCAGGTGGCTCGCAGCCATGCAGCCCTGGGCGAGCTCGAGGCCTGCCGGAGGGAGCTGGCGGTCCTCCAGGCCGCCAGCAGCGAGGGTGAGGACGCCGACCTGCAGGCGCTGGTGCAGGCCTGCGCCGAGCCCGCGCCGGCTCCCTGA
- a CDS encoding diguanylate cyclase — MTSTGRRILIVDDDPEIVRLIERSLARSFEVTVAYCGAEALEILEEESEGAFDAILADHMMPEITGIDLLRRCLSLQPDAARLLVTSSHEPQVAHDAINLARAHRILMKPFGLSELGEFVSSAIREVELERELRQKNDLLNQALGALRENEAHLEREITVRTRALMMANSELARLAMRDGLTDLHNHRYFQDLLRAEVASATTYDRPLSLLFVDVDHFKAYNDRLGHQAGDAVLQAIAKILSTTRDESAPELAGRSADNVARYGGDEFVMSLPETEKSGALARAERIRKAVERWHFPDEELAGTRISVSIGVASLPEDAKTRESLIEAADQAMLLAKRLGGNRIQGAGDYDIGEEDEEEALATVGPIPGHNRRH, encoded by the coding sequence GTGACCAGCACGGGAAGGCGGATCCTGATCGTCGATGACGATCCGGAGATCGTCCGGCTGATCGAGAGGAGTCTCGCCCGGTCCTTCGAGGTCACCGTGGCCTACTGCGGGGCGGAGGCGCTCGAGATCCTCGAAGAGGAGAGCGAGGGCGCCTTCGACGCGATCCTCGCCGACCACATGATGCCGGAGATCACCGGCATCGATCTGCTGCGCCGCTGCCTCTCCCTGCAGCCCGACGCCGCCCGCCTGCTCGTCACCTCCTCCCACGAGCCGCAGGTGGCCCACGACGCGATCAACCTGGCCCGGGCCCACCGCATCCTGATGAAGCCCTTCGGGCTCTCGGAGCTCGGCGAGTTCGTCAGCAGCGCCATCCGGGAGGTCGAGCTCGAGCGGGAGCTGCGGCAGAAGAACGACCTGCTCAACCAGGCCCTCGGCGCGCTGCGCGAGAACGAGGCGCACCTCGAGCGCGAGATCACCGTGCGCACCCGCGCCCTGATGATGGCCAACTCCGAGCTCGCCCGGCTGGCGATGCGCGACGGCCTCACCGACCTGCACAACCACCGCTACTTCCAGGACCTGCTGCGGGCCGAGGTGGCCAGCGCCACCACCTACGACCGCCCCTTGAGCCTGCTCTTCGTCGACGTCGATCACTTCAAGGCCTACAACGACCGGCTCGGCCACCAGGCCGGCGACGCGGTCCTCCAGGCCATCGCGAAGATCCTCAGCACCACCCGCGACGAGAGCGCGCCCGAGCTCGCGGGGCGCTCCGCCGACAACGTCGCCCGCTACGGGGGAGACGAGTTCGTGATGAGCCTGCCGGAGACCGAGAAGTCGGGTGCCCTCGCCCGGGCCGAGCGGATCCGCAAGGCGGTCGAGCGCTGGCACTTCCCGGACGAGGAGCTGGCCGGGACCAGGATCAGCGTCAGCATCGGGGTCGCCTCCCTCCCGGAGGACGCCAAGACCCGGGAGAGCCTCATCGAGGCCGCCGATCAGGCGATGCTCCTGGCCAAGCGCCTGGGCGGCAACCGGATCCAGGGCGCCGGGGACTACGACATCGGCGAGGAGGACGAGGAGGAGGCCCTCGCCACCGTCGGGCCGATCCCCGGTCACAACCGGCGGCACTGA
- a CDS encoding MG2 domain-containing protein, whose product MKRLAGLFLLSFLIAACPEKAPPPPPPPPPPPEDPKETPEPPKGIGDEAAAADLLARKPDLPPVAPEKAPEASPRLGEAPDVQALLTRIDRHFEDRAGQRIYIQTDKPLYKPGETIWVKSWDLMTSTLAGAAHNQGSYYELVSPKGAVVLKKRVLSEGGLSSNDFELPAEVQGGEYKLRVRAFDGSMAERTIIVSTYEPPRIKKKLEFLRKAYGPGDSVAASLSLKRPTGEALARQAVEGIVMLDGAELPRIRAKTDEEGEVVLSFALPETLEVGDGLLTVMIDDGGVTESVTRRVPILMRKVQLAFFPEGGQLVEGLSGRLYFEAKNMLGKPADLSGRILDDHDQAVARFSTYKNGLGRMNFTPATGRTYRAVIDAPAGITEEVALPLPAPEGCVLQSFDDLDGQLEALRVGVRCSEARTVTVVATLRERAIDAATIEVPEGGQAVAYLKAEEESLVGRQGVARVTVFDAEKRPLAERLVYRHRRARLKVEVTPRKKSFAPRDQVLLEVKTSTPAGEPVPAELALSVVDDTVISFADDKTGRLFETLFLEPELPGKIEEPRFFFDLTEDKSALALDLLMGTRGWRRFDWKPVFAPPPPEPLPTSTEVAGFRELPAGAMPPPMPRPRLKAKGGMPRDLAVPRRAPAKAPAEMRRRAVLALPEAEPAPEAKKQLRVQVAADRRENRLADPAPEPPPMAAPVEAAPRQMADQLMEADEAEPMELGGLERAAGGRGVGLFGGKDADWEMAAKEEAQVAWAPVRVFPAPSYSGAYDGPRTDFRETIHWAPTVRTGKDGTAAVTFYLSDAVTSFRIVTEGVAAGVAGRDETVIQSKLPFSMSVKLPLEVSAGDRLLLPLSLTNERAEPMEVEVEATFGEGLALAEPLAAGAVSIAAGERNSQMYPLEVKRQKGQVPVRFAASSRGLSDEFVREVRVVPRGFPQEVSHSGEVAERQSFTVEVIDPLEHTTEASLRVYPSPLATVTGGLDGLLREPHGCFEQASSVNYPNVMVMGLLQSADKIDPALLERSQGLLQRGYRKIVGYETPQKGYEWFGGAPGHEALTAYGLLEFADMKRVFPEVDDAMVDRTAQWLLSRRDGKGSFQRNSRALDSFGRASAEVTDAYIVYALTEAGYTDLGPELEAQAALARASEDAYLLALATASLHNLERWRGQAKAAAKRLAALQAEDGSWKRADHSITRSSGLNLTIETTALALLALLDVGGHDAAVRRGVEWLNANRGGFGQWGATQATVLAIKATLRHAEASRRISGAGSVTLKVNGEEVATLSYEDGRGEPLLFEGFGERLVSGENTLELVRTSEVPVEGGLPFSFAATYRTLTPDSDEGVPLALETELARAEAKLGENLRLTVHLKNKTEKGLPMALARVGLPAGLTFQTWQLKELVEKGTIAFYETRAREVILYFRQLEPGQALDVPLELTAYVPGEYQGPASSAYLYYGNDQKVWVGGLPVRILP is encoded by the coding sequence ATGAAGCGCCTCGCTGGCCTGTTCCTGCTCTCCTTCCTGATCGCGGCCTGCCCGGAGAAGGCGCCCCCGCCGCCCCCGCCCCCCCCGCCGCCCCCTGAGGATCCGAAGGAGACGCCCGAGCCGCCGAAGGGGATCGGAGACGAGGCCGCGGCGGCGGACCTCCTGGCCCGCAAGCCCGACCTCCCGCCAGTGGCGCCGGAGAAGGCGCCCGAGGCCAGCCCACGCCTGGGCGAGGCGCCCGACGTGCAGGCGCTCCTCACGCGGATCGATCGGCACTTCGAGGACCGGGCGGGGCAGCGCATCTACATCCAGACCGACAAGCCCCTCTACAAGCCGGGCGAGACCATCTGGGTGAAGAGCTGGGATCTGATGACCAGCACCCTGGCGGGCGCGGCCCACAACCAGGGCAGCTACTACGAGCTGGTCAGCCCCAAGGGGGCGGTGGTCCTCAAGAAGCGGGTCCTCTCGGAGGGGGGGCTCTCCTCCAACGACTTCGAGCTCCCCGCCGAGGTGCAGGGCGGCGAGTACAAGCTGCGGGTGCGGGCCTTCGACGGCTCGATGGCGGAGCGCACGATCATCGTCAGCACCTACGAGCCGCCGCGGATCAAGAAGAAGCTGGAGTTCCTGCGCAAGGCCTACGGCCCCGGGGACTCCGTCGCCGCGTCGCTCTCCCTGAAGCGGCCCACCGGCGAGGCGCTGGCCCGGCAGGCGGTGGAGGGCATCGTCATGCTCGACGGCGCCGAGCTGCCCCGGATCCGGGCCAAGACCGACGAGGAGGGCGAGGTGGTCCTGAGCTTCGCGCTGCCGGAGACCCTCGAGGTGGGTGACGGACTCCTGACGGTGATGATCGACGACGGCGGGGTGACCGAGTCGGTGACCCGGCGGGTCCCGATCCTGATGCGGAAGGTGCAGCTGGCCTTCTTCCCCGAGGGCGGCCAGCTGGTGGAGGGGCTCTCCGGCCGCCTCTACTTCGAGGCCAAGAACATGCTGGGCAAGCCGGCCGATCTCTCCGGCCGGATCCTCGACGACCACGACCAGGCGGTCGCCCGCTTCTCCACCTACAAGAACGGGCTCGGCCGGATGAACTTCACCCCCGCCACCGGCCGGACCTACCGGGCGGTGATCGACGCGCCGGCGGGCATCACCGAGGAGGTGGCCCTGCCGCTGCCCGCTCCGGAGGGCTGCGTGCTGCAGAGCTTCGACGACCTCGACGGCCAGCTCGAGGCCCTGCGGGTGGGGGTGCGCTGCAGCGAGGCCCGCACGGTGACCGTGGTGGCGACCCTGCGGGAGCGGGCCATCGACGCGGCGACGATCGAGGTGCCGGAGGGTGGGCAGGCGGTGGCCTACCTGAAGGCCGAGGAGGAGAGCCTGGTGGGCCGCCAGGGCGTGGCCCGGGTGACGGTCTTCGACGCCGAGAAGCGCCCCCTGGCCGAGCGCCTCGTCTACCGGCACCGGCGAGCCCGGCTGAAGGTGGAGGTGACGCCGCGCAAGAAGAGCTTCGCGCCGCGCGATCAGGTCCTCCTCGAGGTCAAGACGAGCACCCCGGCGGGCGAGCCGGTCCCGGCCGAGCTGGCGCTCTCGGTGGTGGACGACACGGTGATCTCCTTCGCCGACGACAAGACCGGGCGGCTCTTCGAGACGCTCTTCCTCGAGCCCGAGCTCCCCGGGAAGATCGAGGAGCCGCGCTTCTTCTTCGATCTCACCGAGGACAAGAGCGCCCTGGCCCTCGACCTGCTCATGGGCACCCGCGGCTGGCGGCGCTTCGACTGGAAGCCGGTCTTCGCGCCGCCGCCGCCGGAGCCGCTGCCGACCAGCACCGAGGTGGCCGGATTCCGGGAGCTGCCGGCCGGGGCCATGCCACCTCCCATGCCGAGACCGCGCCTGAAGGCCAAGGGCGGGATGCCCCGGGACCTCGCGGTGCCGCGCCGCGCCCCGGCGAAGGCGCCCGCCGAGATGAGGCGGCGGGCGGTCCTGGCGCTCCCCGAGGCGGAGCCCGCGCCCGAAGCCAAGAAGCAGCTACGGGTGCAGGTTGCCGCGGACCGCCGGGAGAACCGCCTCGCGGATCCGGCCCCCGAGCCGCCGCCGATGGCGGCGCCCGTCGAGGCCGCCCCGAGGCAGATGGCCGACCAGCTGATGGAGGCCGACGAGGCCGAGCCGATGGAGCTCGGCGGGCTCGAGCGAGCGGCCGGCGGGCGGGGTGTGGGCCTCTTCGGGGGGAAGGACGCCGACTGGGAGATGGCGGCGAAGGAGGAGGCGCAGGTCGCCTGGGCCCCGGTGCGGGTCTTCCCGGCGCCCAGCTACTCGGGGGCCTACGACGGTCCCCGCACCGACTTCCGGGAGACCATCCACTGGGCGCCCACCGTGCGCACCGGCAAGGACGGGACGGCGGCGGTGACCTTCTACCTCTCGGACGCGGTCACCTCCTTCCGGATCGTCACCGAGGGCGTGGCCGCCGGCGTGGCCGGCCGGGACGAGACGGTGATCCAGTCCAAGCTCCCCTTCAGCATGTCGGTGAAGCTGCCCCTCGAGGTCAGCGCCGGAGACCGGCTGCTCCTCCCCCTCTCCCTCACCAACGAGCGCGCCGAGCCCATGGAGGTCGAGGTCGAGGCCACCTTCGGGGAGGGGCTCGCCCTCGCCGAGCCCCTGGCCGCCGGTGCGGTCAGCATCGCCGCCGGTGAGCGCAACAGCCAGATGTACCCGCTCGAGGTGAAGCGCCAGAAGGGTCAGGTGCCGGTGCGCTTCGCCGCCTCCAGCCGCGGGCTCTCGGACGAGTTCGTCCGGGAGGTCCGGGTGGTGCCCCGGGGCTTCCCCCAGGAGGTGAGCCACAGCGGAGAGGTGGCCGAACGCCAGTCGTTCACCGTCGAGGTGATCGATCCCCTCGAGCACACCACCGAGGCCTCGCTGCGGGTCTATCCCTCGCCCCTGGCGACGGTGACCGGAGGCCTCGACGGGCTCCTGCGCGAGCCCCACGGCTGCTTCGAGCAGGCCAGCTCGGTGAACTACCCCAACGTCATGGTCATGGGTCTGCTCCAGTCGGCGGACAAGATCGATCCCGCGCTGCTCGAGCGCTCCCAGGGGCTGCTCCAGCGGGGCTACCGCAAGATCGTCGGCTACGAGACCCCGCAGAAGGGCTACGAGTGGTTCGGGGGCGCGCCCGGTCACGAGGCCCTCACCGCCTACGGCCTGCTCGAGTTCGCCGACATGAAGCGAGTCTTCCCCGAGGTGGACGACGCCATGGTGGACCGGACCGCGCAGTGGCTCCTCTCCCGCCGCGACGGCAAGGGGAGCTTCCAGCGCAACAGCCGGGCCCTGGACAGCTTCGGCCGCGCCTCGGCCGAGGTGACCGACGCCTACATCGTCTACGCGCTGACCGAGGCGGGCTACACCGACCTGGGGCCCGAGCTCGAGGCGCAGGCCGCCCTCGCCCGCGCGAGCGAGGACGCCTACCTCCTGGCCCTGGCCACCGCCTCCCTCCACAACCTGGAGCGCTGGCGGGGGCAGGCGAAAGCCGCGGCGAAGCGCCTGGCGGCCCTCCAGGCCGAGGACGGCAGCTGGAAGCGGGCCGACCACTCCATCACCCGCAGCAGCGGGCTCAACCTGACGATCGAGACCACCGCCCTGGCCCTCCTGGCCCTCCTCGACGTCGGCGGCCACGACGCCGCGGTTCGCCGGGGCGTCGAGTGGCTCAACGCCAACCGGGGCGGCTTCGGTCAGTGGGGCGCCACCCAGGCCACGGTGCTGGCGATCAAGGCCACCCTGCGGCACGCGGAGGCCTCCCGCCGCATCTCGGGCGCGGGGAGCGTCACCCTGAAGGTGAACGGCGAGGAGGTCGCCACGCTCTCCTACGAGGACGGCCGCGGCGAGCCCCTGCTCTTCGAGGGCTTCGGCGAGCGCCTCGTGTCCGGGGAGAACACCCTGGAGCTCGTCCGCACGAGCGAGGTCCCGGTGGAGGGTGGGCTGCCCTTCTCCTTCGCCGCGACCTACCGGACCCTGACCCCCGACAGCGACGAGGGGGTGCCCCTCGCCCTGGAGACCGAGCTCGCCCGCGCGGAGGCGAAGCTGGGCGAGAACCTCCGGCTGACGGTGCACCTGAAGAACAAGACCGAGAAGGGGCTGCCGATGGCGCTGGCCCGGGTGGGCCTGCCCGCCGGGCTCACCTTCCAGACCTGGCAGCTCAAGGAGCTCGTCGAGAAGGGCACCATCGCCTTCTACGAGACCCGGGCCAGGGAGGTGATCCTCTACTTCCGTCAGCTGGAGCCCGGGCAGGCGCTCGACGTGCCCCTCGAGCTCACGGCCTACGTGCCGGGCGAGTACCAGGGGCCGGCCTCGAGCGCCTACCTCTACTACGGCAACGACCAGAAGGTCTGGGTCGGAGGGCTGCCCGTCCGGATCCTCCCCTGA
- a CDS encoding sigma-54 dependent transcriptional regulator has protein sequence MSTHRRNESGKRETILLLEDEEGLRFAVRDFLEGEGFEVLAAETCAEALEILKDQDADLAILDYRLPDGTALDVMGGLKELDPAMPVVVVTAHATIDLAVQAVKEGADHFITKPVTFEALLVLVERTLEARRDRRVRQATQRSQVRAEVDPFQGTSRVIRDLALQARRIASTHSPVLLVGETGTGKTLLASWIHRNGARREESFVSVNCAALPAALLESELFGHEKGAFTGANAIKRGLIEVADRGTLFLDEIGDLDLTLQPKLLTSLEERRFRRVGAVRDQRVDIRLIACSNLDLAAEARKGRFRSDLYYRISTLPLRVPPLRERLEDVPLLARTILHQLCSDLGRPVPELTPDADTCLSAHPWPGNIRELRNVLERALLFVDGDRIDALSLKIHGRAPSCALTRDEDRFLLLEEVERDHINEALVRTSGHVGEAARLLGIPRSTLYQRLKKYGIERSRS, from the coding sequence ATGAGCACCCATCGACGCAACGAGTCCGGCAAGCGAGAGACCATCCTGCTCCTGGAGGACGAGGAGGGCCTGCGTTTCGCGGTGCGGGACTTCCTCGAGGGCGAGGGCTTCGAGGTCCTCGCGGCCGAGACCTGCGCCGAGGCCCTGGAGATCCTCAAGGATCAGGACGCCGATCTCGCGATCCTCGACTACCGGCTGCCGGACGGAACGGCCCTGGACGTGATGGGCGGGCTCAAGGAGCTGGATCCGGCCATGCCGGTGGTGGTGGTCACGGCCCACGCCACCATCGACCTCGCGGTCCAGGCGGTGAAGGAGGGCGCCGACCACTTCATCACCAAGCCGGTGACCTTCGAGGCCCTGCTGGTGCTCGTCGAGCGCACCCTCGAGGCGCGCCGCGATCGGCGGGTCCGGCAGGCGACCCAGCGCAGCCAGGTCCGGGCCGAGGTCGATCCCTTCCAGGGAACGAGCCGGGTCATCCGGGACCTCGCCCTGCAGGCGCGGCGCATCGCCTCCACCCACAGCCCGGTCCTGCTGGTCGGGGAGACGGGCACCGGCAAGACCCTCCTGGCCTCCTGGATCCACCGAAACGGTGCGCGCCGCGAGGAGTCCTTCGTCTCGGTGAACTGCGCGGCCCTGCCCGCGGCGCTGCTCGAGAGCGAGCTCTTCGGCCACGAGAAGGGCGCCTTCACCGGAGCGAACGCCATCAAGCGCGGGCTGATCGAGGTGGCGGATCGGGGCACGCTCTTCCTGGACGAGATCGGCGACCTCGACCTCACCCTCCAGCCGAAGCTGCTCACCAGCCTCGAGGAGCGGCGCTTCCGGCGGGTGGGGGCGGTGCGGGATCAGCGGGTGGACATCCGCCTGATCGCCTGCAGCAACCTGGATCTCGCCGCCGAGGCCCGCAAGGGGCGCTTCCGCAGCGACCTCTACTACCGGATCAGCACGCTGCCCCTGCGCGTCCCCCCCCTGCGGGAGCGGCTCGAGGACGTGCCGCTGCTGGCCCGCACCATCCTCCATCAGCTCTGCTCGGATCTGGGGCGCCCGGTGCCGGAGCTGACGCCCGACGCCGACACCTGCCTGAGCGCCCACCCCTGGCCGGGCAACATCCGGGAGCTGCGCAACGTCCTCGAGCGGGCGCTGCTCTTCGTCGACGGCGATCGCATCGACGCCCTCTCCCTCAAGATCCACGGGCGGGCGCCGAGCTGTGCCCTGACCCGGGACGAGGACCGCTTCCTGCTGCTGGAGGAGGTCGAGCGAGACCACATCAACGAGGCGCTGGTGCGGACCAGCGGCCACGTGGGTGAGGCGGCCCGGCTCCTGGGGATCCCCCGGAGCACGCTCTACCAGCGGCTGAAGAAGTACGGCATCGAACGATCCAGATCCTAG
- a CDS encoding GAF domain-containing protein — protein sequence MDRREDEAEGEASRELLLQIRSSMARAHRLTRQLEEQLAAHRGGAPGADDETELRLAELEGRLAEADEDREQLTMRLVELENQAGRLMSLYVATYQLHATLEPREVHTAIAEVATNLLGAESFVLLLADEAAGNCTVVLRQGDDPSGHFSGPTYEGGNPLVDATLEDGVLRLAPDGDVGLVAAVPLSVDGVTVGVLAVLSLLSHKGALADQDRDLLDLLAAHAASALFAAEVYASTQRKLRTLEGLTGLLRKH from the coding sequence TTGGACAGGCGAGAGGACGAGGCGGAGGGCGAGGCGTCCCGCGAGCTGCTGCTGCAGATCCGGTCGTCGATGGCGCGGGCCCACCGCCTGACCCGCCAGCTCGAGGAGCAGCTCGCCGCTCATCGAGGGGGGGCGCCGGGCGCTGACGACGAGACCGAGCTTCGCCTGGCCGAGCTGGAGGGTCGCCTGGCCGAGGCCGACGAGGATCGCGAGCAGCTCACCATGCGGCTGGTGGAGCTGGAGAACCAGGCCGGCCGGCTGATGAGCCTCTACGTCGCGACCTACCAGCTCCACGCCACCCTCGAGCCGCGCGAGGTCCACACCGCCATCGCCGAGGTGGCCACCAACCTCCTGGGCGCCGAGTCCTTCGTGCTGCTCCTCGCCGACGAGGCGGCCGGCAACTGCACCGTCGTCCTGCGTCAGGGCGACGACCCTTCGGGGCACTTCTCGGGGCCGACCTATGAGGGCGGCAATCCCCTCGTCGACGCGACCCTCGAGGACGGCGTGCTGCGCCTCGCCCCCGACGGCGACGTCGGCCTGGTGGCGGCGGTGCCCCTCTCGGTGGACGGCGTCACGGTGGGCGTGCTGGCCGTCCTCTCCCTCCTCTCTCACAAGGGGGCCCTGGCCGATCAGGACCGGGACCTCCTCGATCTCCTGGCAGCGCACGCCGCCTCGGCCCTCTTCGCGGCCGAGGTCTACGCGAGCACCCAGCGCAAGCTGCGCACGCTGGAGGGCCTCACGGGCCTCCTGCGCAAGCACTAG
- a CDS encoding DUF4388 domain-containing protein: MSLSGNLQDVSIADIMQFIHLGERTGTLAVVGQEGTGTITFHRGWVVHAQSPSAVRLTAFLIARGMIRPEDAERAAAAQQGSSPWRPIGHHLLELGLITQEKLHAAIRTHIEQSIYELAVWTRGQFDFALDDLRPLDAAGLDPSEIIPSIRLNTQMVLLEAMRLFDERNRTGAGPVVERHLRGRSAATVVVPSPAGAVPPGSEASGSGPTEIHTHPELEHLEGGLPMQPLGERGSDSLFQLQKLRRVVVEMRSGLVSATVALSLMNVISESVERAILFAVRPKRLVALGAFGTTASGQPLAQVTAALSLSLESENVLTHALRRARITTAAFDQSGLDAAMRGLIGAPRHPQVVAFPVVGQERAILIIYADNGFIETGIDEVDVIGLAASQAGLAFENELLRRELEEARRSRSA, from the coding sequence ATGAGCCTCTCCGGAAACCTGCAGGACGTCAGCATCGCGGACATCATGCAGTTCATCCATCTCGGGGAGCGCACCGGCACCCTCGCGGTGGTAGGCCAGGAGGGGACCGGCACCATCACCTTCCACCGGGGCTGGGTGGTCCACGCCCAATCTCCCTCGGCGGTGCGCCTCACGGCCTTCCTGATCGCGCGCGGGATGATCCGCCCCGAGGACGCCGAGCGCGCGGCCGCCGCCCAGCAGGGCTCCAGCCCCTGGCGGCCGATCGGTCACCACCTCCTCGAGCTGGGCCTGATCACCCAGGAGAAGCTCCACGCGGCGATCCGCACCCACATCGAGCAGTCGATCTACGAGCTGGCGGTCTGGACCCGGGGGCAGTTCGACTTCGCCCTCGACGACCTGCGCCCCCTCGACGCCGCCGGGCTGGATCCCTCCGAGATCATCCCCTCGATCCGGCTCAACACCCAGATGGTCCTGCTCGAGGCGATGCGCCTCTTCGACGAGCGCAACCGCACGGGGGCGGGGCCGGTGGTGGAGCGCCACCTGCGGGGCCGCAGCGCCGCCACGGTGGTGGTGCCCTCTCCGGCGGGCGCGGTGCCCCCCGGCTCCGAGGCCTCGGGCAGCGGCCCCACCGAGATCCACACCCACCCCGAGCTGGAGCACCTCGAGGGCGGGCTGCCGATGCAGCCCCTCGGCGAGCGGGGCTCCGACTCGCTCTTCCAGCTCCAGAAGCTGCGCCGGGTGGTCGTCGAGATGCGCAGCGGCCTGGTCTCGGCCACCGTCGCCCTCTCCCTGATGAACGTCATCTCGGAGTCGGTCGAGCGCGCCATCCTCTTCGCCGTTCGCCCCAAGCGCCTCGTCGCCCTCGGGGCCTTCGGGACCACCGCCTCCGGGCAGCCCCTGGCCCAGGTCACCGCCGCGCTCTCCCTCTCCCTCGAGAGCGAGAACGTCCTGACCCACGCCCTGCGCCGGGCCCGCATCACCACCGCGGCCTTCGATCAGTCGGGGCTCGACGCCGCGATGCGCGGCCTCATCGGCGCCCCCCGTCACCCGCAGGTGGTGGCCTTCCCGGTGGTCGGCCAGGAGCGGGCCATCCTGATCATCTACGCGGACAACGGCTTCATCGAGACCGGGATCGACGAGGTCGACGTCATCGGCCTCGCCGCCTCCCAGGCGGGCCTGGCCTTCGAGAACGAGCTCTTGCGGCGCGAGCTGGAAGAGGCTCGCCGCAGTCGCAGCGCCTGA